Proteins co-encoded in one Salvia splendens isolate huo1 chromosome 4, SspV2, whole genome shotgun sequence genomic window:
- the LOC121800274 gene encoding zinc finger Ran-binding domain-containing protein 2-like yields the protein MSKQGDWMCGACQHLNFSKRDSCQRCGCPKYAGAAEAAAYATTLHKSEVLAGDWYCAAMNCGAHNYASRTSCYRCCASKDYCGYSTGIMAPGWKTGDWICSRIGCGMHNYASRMECYKCQTPKDYGGAM from the exons ATGAGCAAGCAAGGAGACTGGATGTGCGGAGCGTGCCAGCACCTGAATTTCTCGAAGCGGGACTCGTGCCAGCGCTGCGGGTGCCCTAAATACGCCGGAGCAGCCGAGGCGGCTGCCTACGCAACCACATTGCACAAGAGCGAAGTTTTGGCCGGTGACTGGTATTGCGCCGCCATGAACTGCGGTGCACACAACTACGCTAGCCGCACCAGCTGCTACCGATGCTGCGCCTCCAAAGACTATTGCGGTTATTCCACTGGAATCATGGCTCCCGGCTGGAAAACCGGCGACTGGATCTGCTCCAG AATTGGATGTGGCATGCATAATTATGCTAGCAGGATGGAGTGCTATAAATGCCAGACACCTAAAGATTATG GAGGTGCAATGTGA
- the LOC121801474 gene encoding F-box protein At4g19940-like, with amino-acid sequence MKKKPPMRIPSPPSSPPPPSPLFSPHDDVVSEPPMPPSLPTDLLINIFLRLPVKSLGKFKSVSKEWLQLITDPHFISAHRELSLSNPNIVLVKKTHQLNKCTRVDVSSLSFDGVSKNLDFSLYLHDYENNIEMLPSKWDLICFVSDSGFYACNPSTQVMGKLPEASCCTSGEVNAGMGYVKERGEYVLVHLFDRSLDLHVDYDIGCEVLRLRDGEDCAWEVVDANCPFVVRGWGVLVENVFYWMIWDEYNQPGDEAIVSFDLEKEEFGTVSPPEGCFDPNGAWSLVELGGRLCLVDSVTRPMTMDIWVLEDVENHKWVREYSIQMNGYTSDMLNFIVPLDYQDGKIVMDAKQESLDYYDVKKKHIKRMDHLIAGEWNWLRLYTESFFSLKNLIDIDA; translated from the coding sequence ATGAAGAAAAAGCCACCGATGCGGATCCCATCGCCGCCCTCGTCACCTCCACCCCCATCGCCATTATTCTCGCCCCACGACGACGTCGTTTCGGAGCCTCCGATGCCCCCCTCCCTCCCCACCGATCTGCTCATCAACATCTTCTTGAGGCTCCCTGTGAAATCCCTGGGTAAGTTCAAATCCGTTTCCAAGGAATGGCTTCAATTAATCACCGACCCCCACTTCATCTCCGCGCACAGGGAGCTCTCTCTTTCCAACCCAAACATAGTCTTAGTGAAAAAGACGCACCAGCTCAATAAATGCACTAGGGTTGATGTTTCTTCCCTGAGCTTCGATGGGGTTTCCAAGAATCTCGATTTCTCACTGTATTTACACGATTATGAGAACAATATTGAGATGTTGCCTTCTAAATGGGATCTGATTTGCTTTGTGAGTGATAGTGGGTTCTACGCTTGTAACCCTAGCACCCAGGTGATGGGGAAATTGCCCGAGGCTAGCTGTTGCACGTCGGGTGAGGTGAATGCGGGGATGGGGTATGTTAAGGAGAGGGGTGAGTATGTTTTGGTGCATTTGTTTGATAGGAGCTTGGACTTACATGTGGATTATGACATTGGGTGTGAGGTGCTGAGGCTGAGGGACGGGGAGGATTGCGCTTGGGAGGTGGTGGATGCGAATTGTCCGTTTGTGGTGCGTGGTTGGGGGGTTTTGGTGGAGAATGTGTTCTATTGGATGATTTGGGATGAGTACAATCAGCCGGGGGATGAGGCTATCGTGTCGTTTGATTTGGAGAAGGAGGAGTTTGGGACTGTGTCTCCTCCCGAGGGCTGTTTTGATCCGAATGGGGCATGGTCGCTGGTGGAGCTAGGAGGGAGGTTGTGCTTGGTGGATAGTGTGACACGGCCGATGACTATGGACATATGGGTGTTGGAAGATGTTGAGAATCACAAGTGGGTTCGGGAGTATAGTATTCAGATGAATGGGTATACTAGTGACATGCTGAACTTCATCGTTCCGTTGGATTACCAAGATGGGAAGATTGTGATGGATGCGAAGCAAGAGAGTCTTGACTACTACGACGTGAAGAAGAAGCACATCAAAAGGATGGACCATCTGATTGCTGGGGAGTGGAATTGGCTTCGGCTTTACACTGAGAGCTTCTTTTCCTTGAAAAATTTAATAGATATTGATGCTTGA
- the LOC121799940 gene encoding NADH-cytochrome b5 reductase-like protein isoform X2, producing MQICEVLNVRRWSRHNQRWHFSSCFFPCIRYLLCVIQGYLDELNEKDAPLAALNPDKWIEFKLQEKAQASHNTQLFRFSFDPDLKLGLHVASCLITRAPNGQNAEGKTKYVIRPYTPISDPDARGYFDLLIKVYPEGKMSQHFASLKPGDVVEVKGPIEKFRYSPNMKKHIGMIAGGSGITPMLQVIDAILKNPDDNTQVSLIYANLTPDDILLKKKLDTLSASNPNLKVFYTVDNPTKDWLGGQGFISKQMVVKGLPGPSDDTLVLVCGPPGMMNHVSGDKKDRAQGELRGILKELGYTEDMVYKF from the exons ATGCAAATATGTGAGGTACTTAATGTTAGAAGATGGTCGAGACATAATCAAAGGTGGCATTTTAGCTCGTGTTTCTTTCCCTG TATAAGATATTTGCTGTGTGTAATTCAGGGGTACCTTGATGAACTCAATGAAAAAGATGCACCACTAGCTG cTCTAAACCCTGATAAATGGATTGAATTCAAGCTCCAAGAGAAGGCACAGGCCAGCCACAATACTCAATTATTTAG GTTTTCGTTTGATCCTGATCTGAAATTAGGTCTTCATGTTGCATCCTGCCTTATCACAAG GGCCCCAAATGGTCAAAATGCTGAAGGGAAAACTAAATATGTGATTCGCCC CTACACTCCAATTTCAGATCCTGATGCAAGGGGTTACTTCGATTTGCTCATCAAG GTGTACCCAGAAGGTAAAATGAGTCAGCATTTTGCTAGCTTAAAACCAGGAGATGTGGTCGAAGTGAAAGG GCCCATTGAGAAATTCAGATATAGTCCAAATATGAAAAAACATATTGGCATG ATTGCAGGAGGATCTGGAATTACTCCAATGCTTCAGGTGATAGATGCCATCCTTAAGAACCCTGATGATAATACTCAG GTTTCTCTGATCTACGCTAATCTTACTCCTGATGATATACTTCTCAAAAAGAAGCTTGACACACTTTCTGCCAGCAATCCGAACTTGAAG GTATTCTACACTGTTGATAACCCAACAAAGGATTGGTTGGGAGGTCAGGGTTTCATATCGAAGCAAATGGTAGTGAAGGGCTTGCCAGGCCCTAGTGATGATACTCTCGTTCTT GTATGTGGCCCTCCTGGAATGATGAATCATGTTTCCGGTGACAAGAAAGATCGGGCGCAAGGAGAG CTGAGGGGCATCCTCAAGGAGCTTGGCTATACTGAAGATATGGTTTACAAATTCTAG
- the LOC121800272 gene encoding probable xyloglucan endotransglucosylase/hydrolase protein 23 translates to MKEMLHQILLLLSAFAGAALAGGNFNQDFDITWGEGRAKILDGGKLLTLSLDKASGSGFRSKNQYLFGKIDMQIKLVAGNSAGTVTTYYLSSLGSNHDEIDFEFLGNLTGEPYILHTNVFAQGKGDREQQFYLWFDPTKDFHTYSILWNPLGIIFSVDGTPIRHFKNHESKGISYPKNQPMWIFSSLWDAEDWATRGGLVKTDWTQAPFTASYRNFNALACTSASGSCSNDSSTNSWFSQSLDNTGIERIKWVQKNYMIYNYCTDSKRFPTGLPPECSII, encoded by the exons ATGAAGGAGATGTTGCATCAGATTCTGCTATTGCTATCAGCCTTTGCTGGGGCTGCTCTCGCTGGCGGCAATTTCAACCAAGATTTCGACATCACGTGGGGCGAGGGCCGGGCAAAAATACTCGATGGTGGGAAGCTTCTTACCCTCTCCTTGGATAAGGCTTCTGGCTCTGGATTTAGATCCAAGAACCAGTACCTGTTTGGGAAGATCGACATGCAGATCAAGCTCGTTGCTGGTAACTCCGCAGGCACTGTCACGACCTACTAT TTATCTTCCTTGGGGTCGAACCATGATGAAATTGACTTCGAGTTTCTGGGGAACCTCACCGGGGAACCTTACATCCTGCATACAAACGTATTCGCACAAGGGAAAGGTGATAGAGAACAGCAGTTCTACCTCTGGTTCGACCCGACAAAAGACTTTCACACCTACTCGATCTTGTGGAACCCTCTCGGCATCAT ATTCTCAGTAGATGGAACTCCCATCAGACATTTCAAGAACCATGAATCGAAAGGGATATCTTACCCCAAAAACCAGCCGATGTGGATCTTCTCGAGCCTGTGGGATGCGGAAGATTGGGCGACAAGAGGGGGTCTCGTCAAAACTGACTGGACACAAGCCCCTTTCACGGCCTCCTACAGAAACTTCAACGCGCTGGCTTGCACTAGTGCTTCCGGTTCCTGCTCCAATGATTCGTCTACAAATTCATGGTTCTCGCAGTCACTGGACAATACTGGGATAGAAAGAATAAAATGGGTGCAAAAGAACTACATGATCTACAACTATTGCACTGATTCTAAACGCTTCCCAACCGGGTTGCCACCCGAGTGCTCCATAATATGA
- the LOC121799940 gene encoding NADH-cytochrome b5 reductase-like protein isoform X1, producing the protein MATFFRRLAKAAPIAIGCQTKSAPRLRFGALAAISGGISAYYFYSSPNLGYLDELNEKDAPLAALNPDKWIEFKLQEKAQASHNTQLFRFSFDPDLKLGLHVASCLITRAPNGQNAEGKTKYVIRPYTPISDPDARGYFDLLIKVYPEGKMSQHFASLKPGDVVEVKGPIEKFRYSPNMKKHIGMIAGGSGITPMLQVIDAILKNPDDNTQVSLIYANLTPDDILLKKKLDTLSASNPNLKVFYTVDNPTKDWLGGQGFISKQMVVKGLPGPSDDTLVLVCGPPGMMNHVSGDKKDRAQGELRGILKELGYTEDMVYKF; encoded by the exons ATGGCGACGTTTTTCAGAAGACTCGCAAAAGCTGCCCCGATCGCTATCGGATGCCAGACTAAATCCGCTCCTCGCCTTCGATTCGGAGCTCTTGCCGCCATTTCCGGTGGAATCTCCGCTTACTACTTCTATTCGTCGCCGAATTTG GGGTACCTTGATGAACTCAATGAAAAAGATGCACCACTAGCTG cTCTAAACCCTGATAAATGGATTGAATTCAAGCTCCAAGAGAAGGCACAGGCCAGCCACAATACTCAATTATTTAG GTTTTCGTTTGATCCTGATCTGAAATTAGGTCTTCATGTTGCATCCTGCCTTATCACAAG GGCCCCAAATGGTCAAAATGCTGAAGGGAAAACTAAATATGTGATTCGCCC CTACACTCCAATTTCAGATCCTGATGCAAGGGGTTACTTCGATTTGCTCATCAAG GTGTACCCAGAAGGTAAAATGAGTCAGCATTTTGCTAGCTTAAAACCAGGAGATGTGGTCGAAGTGAAAGG GCCCATTGAGAAATTCAGATATAGTCCAAATATGAAAAAACATATTGGCATG ATTGCAGGAGGATCTGGAATTACTCCAATGCTTCAGGTGATAGATGCCATCCTTAAGAACCCTGATGATAATACTCAG GTTTCTCTGATCTACGCTAATCTTACTCCTGATGATATACTTCTCAAAAAGAAGCTTGACACACTTTCTGCCAGCAATCCGAACTTGAAG GTATTCTACACTGTTGATAACCCAACAAAGGATTGGTTGGGAGGTCAGGGTTTCATATCGAAGCAAATGGTAGTGAAGGGCTTGCCAGGCCCTAGTGATGATACTCTCGTTCTT GTATGTGGCCCTCCTGGAATGATGAATCATGTTTCCGGTGACAAGAAAGATCGGGCGCAAGGAGAG CTGAGGGGCATCCTCAAGGAGCTTGGCTATACTGAAGATATGGTTTACAAATTCTAG